In Fusarium fujikuroi IMI 58289 draft genome, chromosome FFUJ_chr08, one genomic interval encodes:
- a CDS encoding related to pentalenene synthase, whose product MVPSLITPPPSRSGEATPQKDACLNPVNIAEPEGHWIKLPEALFSSIMAVEPEVNPLYRTSKALSDEWLKTALRMNDKTAVIWSRLDIAYMSAICAPHADLETLKLMNDWNGWVFAFDDPFDEGTFANDPIKAAEEVIYTLATLDNIHPVVSPDENPLRHTLQSCWMRFRERSSPSLQYRWKKHLTMYCVGVLQQVGVQHRATRPTIEEYMDMRAGCVGAYPCIGLMEFAEGIDIPQNVMDHPSMQAISRITCDLVTLQNDLCSYRKDLIQGEESNIIFILKDQGMTDQQAVDQIGEMLYDCYRRWHMALANLPFWGEGIDRDVIKFVTGCRNIALGNLHWSLYTFRYLGNDGPEVKRTRMMKLP is encoded by the exons ATGGTACCCAGCCTAATCACACCGCCTCCAAGCCGCTCTGGAGAAGCCACACCACAAAAAGATGCCTGTCTGAACCCGGTCAACATTGCCGAACCCGAGGGTCACTGGATTAAGCTTCCAGAAGCACTGTTTTCATCGATTATGGCAGTGGAACCAGAAGTCAATCCCTTGTACAGGACATCGAAAGCTTTATCAGACGAATGGCTGAAAAC CGCATTGCGCATGAACGATAAGACAGCGGTCATCTGGAGTCGGCTTGATATTGCCTATATGAGCGCAATATGCGCCCCGCATGCTGATCTCGAAACACTTAAGTTGATGAATGACTGGAATGGATGGGTCTTTGCATTCGATGACC CCTTTGACGAGGGAACATTTGCCAATGACCCCATCAAAGCAGCTGAAGAAGTCATCTACACACTCGCGACCCTCGATAATATCCATCCCGTAGTATCGCCCGACGAGAACCCATTGCGACATACCCTCCAATCCTGCTGGATGCGTTTCAGAGAGCGATCGAGCCCAAGTCTACAGTACAGATGGAAGAAGCACCTTACCATGTACTGTGTCGGAGTGCTGCAGCAGGTTGGCGTCCAGCATAGGGCGACACGGCCTACAATCGAAGAGTACATGGACATGCGCGCTGGTTGCGTAGGAGCTTACCCCTGCATTGGGCTCATGGA GTTTGCCGAAGGCATTGATATCCCCCAAAACGTCATGGACCATCCCTCAATGCAGGCGATATCACGAATCACCTGCGATTTAGTCACATT ACAAAACGACTTGTGCTCGTACCGAAAAGATTTGATCCAGGGTGAAGAGAGtaacatcatcttcatcctgaaGGATCAGGGCATGACTGATCAGCAAGCCGTTGACCAGATTGGGGAGATGCTCTATGACTGCTACCGAAGATGGCACATGGCCTTGGCGAATCTGCCGTTCTGGGGTGAGGGCATTGACAGGGATGTCATAAAGTTTGTCACTGGATGCCGAAATATCGCTCTCGGTAACCTTCACTGGAG TCTATACACATTCAGATATCTTGGCAACGATGGTCCAGAAGTCAAGAGGACTCGCATGATGAAGCTCCCTTAG
- a CDS encoding probable glucan 1,4-alpha-glucosidase, whose amino-acid sequence MFTQILYGLTALSALQGQATASPGGSSLDRFIAKEADISIKGVLANIGADGKRAQGAAPGAVVASPSRADPDYWYTWTRDSALTYKVLVERFIHGDKSLQRKIDDYVSAQAKLQGVTNPSGGPETGGLGEPKFHVNLTAFTGSWGRPQRDGPPLRATALTLYANWLVSHGDRSKAVDKVWPVIEKDLAYTVKFWNRTGYDLWEEVNGSSFFTLSASHRALIEGAALAKKLGKSCSDCTANAPRVLCFMQSFWTGSYIDSNINVNDGRKGLDANSILSSIHTFDPSSKCTDSTFQPCSSRALANHKAVVDSFRSIYGVNKNRGKGKAAAVGRYSEDVYYDGNPWYLATLAAAEQLYAAVYQWNKIGSITVDSVSLPFFSDLVPKVSKGTYRKNSKTYKAIVKAVTSYADGFVAVVQTYTPKDGSLAEQFDKSTGTPKSAVHLTWSYASFVGAAERRTGVVPPAWGESSANKVPAVCEAAPACDTTITFSVKNVEVTSDQKVYIVGGITQLSNWAPADGIALEESTSTKGLWTVKVKIPSDTSFEYKYIKKTSDGAVTWESDPNNSAATGSKCGSSSTINDEWR is encoded by the exons ATGTTTACTCAGATCTTGTATGGACTCACGGCCTTGTCGGCCCTCCAAGGCCAGGCCACTGCATCGCCCGGCGGTTCCAGCCTTGATCGCTTCATTGCAAAAGAGGCCGACATCTCCATCAAGGGCGTCCTTGCCAATATTGGTGCCGATGGCAAGCGAGCTCAGGGCGCTGCACCTGGTGCTGTTGTAGCAAGCCCATCGAGAGCAGACCCAGACT ACTGGTACACATGGACCCGGGACTCCGCCTTGACATACAAAGTCCTTGTCGAGCGCTTCATTCATGGAGACAAGTCGCTCCAGCGCAAGATCGACGACTATGTCTCtgcccaagccaagctccAGGGCGTCACCAACCCATCTGGTGGTCCCGAGACAGGCGGCCTTGGGGAGCCCAAGTTCCACGTCAATCTCACAGCTTTCACAGGATCTTGGGGTCGCCCTCAACGTGATGGCCCTCCTCTGAGAGCTACTGCATTGACTCTGTACGCCAACTGGCTTGTTTCTCATGGCGACCGCTCCAAGGCTGTCGATAAGGTCTGGCCCGTCATTGAGAAGGATCTTGCATACACTGTCAAGTTCTGGAACAGAACCGGTTATGATCTTTGGGAGGAGGTCAATGGATCTTCATTCTTCACCCTCTCTGCTTCGCATCGTGCTCTCATCGAGGGAGCTGCTCTTGCTAAGAAGCTTGGCAAATCTTGCTCCGACTGCACAGCTAACGCTCCTCGTGTTCTCTGCTTTATGCAGAGCTTCTGGACTGGCAGTTACATTGActccaacatcaacgtcaacgatGGCCGCAAGGGCCTTGATGCCAACTCTATTCTGTCCTCGATTCACACCTTTGATCCTTCTTCGAAGTGCACAGACTCAACCTTCCAGCCTTGTTCATCAAGGGCTCTTGCGAACCACAAGGCGGTCGTGGACTCTTTCCGCTCCATCTACGGTGTCAACAAGAACAGAGGTAAAGGtaaagctgctgctgtcggTCGATACAGCGAGGATGTGTACTACGACGGCAACCCCTGGTACTTGGCCACTCTTGCCGCTGCCGAGCAACTGTACGCTGCTGTCTACCAATGGAACAAGATCGGCTCCATCACTGTTGACAGTGTGTCGCTCCCCTTTTTCAGTGACCTTGTACCAAAGGTCTCCAAGGGTACCTACCGCAAGAACAGCAAGACATACAAGGCTATTGTCAAGGCTGTGACTTCGTATGCTGATGGCTTCGTGGCTGTTGTGCAGACCTACACTCCCAAGGATGGCTCGCTTGCGGAGCAGTTCGATAAGTCTACTGGAACTCCCAAATCCGCTGTTCACCTCACCTGGTCCTACGCTTCTTTTGTCGGAGCCGCTGAGCGTCGCACTGGTGTAGTTCCTCCAGCTTGGGGCGAGAGCAGCGCCAATAAGGTACCCGCTGTTTGCGAAGCAGCTCCAGCCTGCGACACCACCATCACATTCAGTGTCAAGAATGTTGAGGTAACGTCTGACCAAAAGGTTTACATTGTCGGCGGGATCACCCAACTTTCCAACTGGGCTCCTGCTGACGGCATTGCACTTGAGGAATCCACGAGCACCAAGGGTTTATGGACTGTGAAAGTGAAGATTCCCTCTGACACAAGCTTTGAGTATAAGTATATCAAGAAGACGAGTGATGGAGCTGTTACATGGGAGAGTGACCCTAACAACAGTGCCGCGACGGGTAGCAAATGTGgaagcagcagcaccatCAACGATGAGTGGAGGTAG
- a CDS encoding related to D-arabinitol 2-dehydrogenase yields MAPGATELPSRDALTARAVPSMILGDGSASSLTAPPSNKATIDPATGAKERFYVRGNFIVTGGTGTLGLASCNALLEHGLEGLAILDVNQAQAKEDLASLQARFPQSKITALKVDVTDEKAVQDAVEETVATLGSVDGLVCFVGVVGCVETLEMPVSQWRKIIDINTTGSFICAQAAARQMVKQGTGGSITFTSSISAHRVNYPQPQAAYNVSKAGLLTLKNCLAAEWARYGIRTNTISPGYMDTILNEGDGISGHRKIWAERNPSGRMGAPCELTGAVVLLASSAGTYMNGTDIVVDGGAIVF; encoded by the coding sequence ATGGCTCCCGGTGCTACAGAGCTTCCTAGTAGGGACGCGCTTACTGCGAGAGCAGTCCCCTCCATGATCCTCGGTGACGGCTCAGCATCGTCTTTGACTGCACCACCAAGCAACAAAGCCACAATCGATCCAGCCACTGGAGCCAAAGAGCGATTTTATGTGCGCGGCAACTTTATCGTTACTGGGGGTACAGGTACCCTTGGACTTGCTTCATGCAACGCTCTGTTGGAACATGGGCTCGAAGGCCTTGCAATCCTCGATGTCAATCAAGCACAGGCCAAGGAGGACCTCGCCTCTCTTCAAGCACGTTTCCCACAATCTAAAATCACGGCATTGAAGGTCGATGTTACAGACGAAAAGGCAGTGCAAGACGCTGTTGAGGAGACAGTGGCGACTCTCGGCTCAGTTGACGGTCTTGTCTGCTTTGTCGGTGTCGTTGGGTGTGTCGAGACGTTGGAAATGCCTGTTTCTCAGTGGCGCAAGATTATTGACATCAACACGACTGGGTCATTCATTTGTGCACAAGCTGCCGCCCGTCAGATGGTCAAGCAAGGCACCGGAGGATCAATTACCTTCAcgtcttccatctcagcacACCGTGTTAACTATCCCCAACCCCAAGCCGCTTATAATGTCAGCAAAGCAGGCTTATTGACGCTAAAGAACTGTCTGGCTGCGGAGTGGGCTCGCTATGGCATTCGCACCAACACTATCAGTCCGGGATATATGGACACAATCTTGAATGAGGGTGACGGGATATCTGGGCATCGTAAGATTTGGGCGGAACGGAACCCCAGCGGCCGTATGGGTGCTCCTTGCGAGTTGACGGGTGCGGTGGTGCTGCTGGCAAGCTCTGCGGGAACTTACATGAACGGAACGGATATTGTCGTAGACGGAGGGGCAATCGTATTCTAG
- a CDS encoding related to phosphoribulokinase/uridine kinase family protein, which produces MDAIYAQLERRALSLLHQLHQQSPDARAIIILAGPPGSGKSTIASQVVQRINSLHRTPIAKVLPMDGYHYSRSHLDSLPNHVEAHARRGAHWTFDGQAVLGMIKQLHESRERPLTTLYMPSFDHDIKDPIPDAIEISPDVKIVLVEGNWLLYNEYPWNQIANFADDTWFVDVEPQLALQRVAKRHVACGIERTLETAMGRARNNDMKNGEDIRRGLIQPNIIVKSVQDA; this is translated from the coding sequence ATGGATGCCATCTACGCACAACTTGAGCGACGCGCCCTAAGCCTTCTCCATCAATTGCACCAACAATCCCCAGATGCCAGGGCCATTATTATTCTGGCTGGCCCTCCAGGATCAGGAAAGTCAACTATCGCTTCTCAAGTCGTACAGAGGATCAATTCCCTCCACCGAACGCCGATAGCAAAAGTTCTTCCAATGGATGGATATCATTACTCGCGCTCGCATCTCGACAGTCTCCCAAACCACGTTGAAGCCCACGCACGAAGGGGAGCACATTGGACATTTGACGGTCAAGCGGTTCTTGGCATGATCAAGCAATTACACGAATCACGAGAGAGGCCATTGACTACCTTGTACATGCCGAGCTTCGACCATGATATAAAAGACCCGATTCCTGATGCCATTGAGATAAGCCCAGATGTCAAGATTGTTTTGGTGGAGGGCAATTGGCTCTTGTACAATGAGTACCCTTGGAATCAGATTGCCAATTTTGCAGACGATACTTGGTTCGTTGATGTCGAACCTCAATTGGCATTACAAAGAGTTGCGAAAAGGCATGTTGCATGCGGTATTGAGAGGACACTAGAGACGGCGATGGGTAGAGCAAGGAACAATGACATGAAGAATGGGGAGGATATACGGCGTGGTCTGATTCAGcccaacatcatcgtcaaaagTGTTCAAGACGCGTGA
- a CDS encoding SOU1-like sorbitol utilization family protein  has product MSMNESDCTVLRDGFPRPFPDTPTNVLEQFKMTGKVVVVTGGADGIGYAVAEGMAEANAHVVLWYNSNDVAIQKAQDLGTKHNVKTAAYKVDVSDAESVQKTVRQVVQDFGRIDVFVANAGMAISKPILEQTLPEFDKQMSVNVNGVVYCSKYVGEVFKQQGSGVLIITSSMSAHIVNVPVDQPIYNGTKAFVTHFGKSLAREWREFARVNIVSPGFFDTKMGAGPLALNEAYRMSVLGRQGHVKEIKGLYLYLASDASTYTTGSDIIIDGGYVLP; this is encoded by the exons ATGTCTATGAACGAATCCGACTGTACCGTCCTGCGGGATGGCTTCCCTAGACCCTTTCCCGACACCCCTACCAATGTCTTGGAGCAATTCAAGATGACTGGCAAGGTAGTTGTCGTGACTGGCGGCGCTGACGGTATCGGCTATGCTGTCGCGGAGGGAATGGCTGAGGCCAACGCTCATGTCGTATTATGGTACAATTC AAACGACGTGGCTATCCAAAAAGCCCAGGATCTTGGGACTAAACACAATGTCAAGACTGCCGCTTACAAAGTCGATG TATCCGATGCGGAGTCCGTACAGAAGACAGTAAGGCAGGTCGTACAAGACTTTGGCAGAATAGACGTTTTCGTCGCCAATGCTGGAATGGCTATCAGCAAGCCGATCCTGGAACAGACTCTCCCCGAATTCGACAAGCAAATGTCCGTGAACG TCAATGGCGTTGTCTACTGTTCCAAATATGTCGGCGAGGTCTTCAAGCAACAAGGTAGCGgtgttctcatcatcacctctaGTATGAGCGCCCACATTGTCAATGTTCCTGTTGACCAACCTATTTACAATGGAACGAAAGCATTCGTGACGCATTTTGGCAAGTCATTGGCCCGCGAGTGGAGAGAGTTCGCCCGCGTCAACATCGTCTCCCCAGGCTTCTTCGATACCAAGATGGGAGCTGGTCCATTGGCACTCAACGAAGCTTATCGTATGTCGGTGCTAGGCAGACAGGGGCATGTGAAGGAAATCAAGGGCTTGTACTTGTATTTAGCCAGTGATGCGTCCACATATACCACTGGATCAGACATCATCATTGATGGCGGTTATGTACTCCCTTAG
- a CDS encoding related to maltose permease, whose protein sequence is MTSKDSEKPTIVHDPEPIDIFTKESLGMGNQVYETKFASLGRWAVVKTFWKALLFCMILNWAALNDGFQQQIPGNVIPMQAFINTMSDTTINGKPAVSARVVSYWQGFAEMSKTLGMFTGGYFADRLGRKKALCGAIVILLGGSIAEITASGWKSWLGAAVLVRLGVGLAQSILITYVSELTPFQIRGLMIGAYQLCLGIGQLISAIATQLITIHQPTKWRPLIATEFIFTGLLILMVWLVPESHIYYARKGEDDKAKKSMLTLYGNIDGYDVEHEYRVIQHGIEAERQLHLESKSSSFFEIFDKHNWRRTLAGCMGICSQWAAGAPIVFSYSTYFFAVAGLKDPFLVTIITFVLLIIAIVSSLIACEFIGRRPLLVGGCFAMMLFNVGLGTTGFFKNPASDKAALGCLLLWVIAYGCSAGPIGFVAAGETSTPRLRAQTTSFNLGCYGLGFVVFQWTVSYMISPDAGNLGVKAVFVWAGLLVPTTVLLWFFYPETYGRSYWELDELYARNIPAWRFKNTPTLVDESGGKNRALIINQVKMTGLQTCLGILNCAIGAVSCTNARGR, encoded by the exons ATGACTTCCAAAGATTCAGAGAAGCCAACTATCGTCCATGACCCAGAACCGATTGACATCTTTACCAAGGAGTCACTGGGCATGGGAAACCAAGTCTACGAGACAAAGTTTGCAT CACTTGGACGATGGGCCGTTGTCAAGACCTTTTGGAAGGCTCTCCTTTTCTGCATGATCTTGAATTGGGCAGCCTTGAACGATGGC TTCCAGCAACAGATCCCCGGTAACGTAATCCCAATGCaagccttcatcaacaccatgtccGACACTACAATCAACGGCAAGCCAGCCGTCAGCGCTCGAGTTGTCTCCTACTGGCAGGGCTTTGCTGAAATGTCCAAGACTCTCGGCATGTTCACTGGTGGTTACTTTGCCGATAGACTGGGTAGAAA GAAGGCTCTCTGCGGTGCGATCGTTATACTTCTCGGAGGCTCTATTGCGGAGATCACGGCATCTGGCTGGAAGAGTTGGCTCGGAGCTGCTGTTCTGGTCCGGCTTGGTGTCGGACTTGCACAGTCGATCCTCATCACCTATGTCTCGGAGCTCACACCTTTCCAGATTCGAGGTCTGATGATTGGTGCTTATCAACTGTGTCTTGGTATCGGACAGCTTATCAGTGCGATTGCAACACAACTCATTACTATCCATCAGCCGACCAAATGGAGACCTCTGATTGCCACCGAGTTCATTTTTACTGGA CTTCTTATCTTGATGGTATGGCTCGTTCCCGAGTCTCATATCTACTACGCTCGTAAAGGAGAGgatgacaaggccaagaagtcaATGCTCACACTCTACGGTAACATTGATGGATACGATGTC GAACATGAGTACCGTGTCATCCAGCACGGTATTGAAGCTGAGCGACAGCTACATCTCGAGTCCAAGTCTTCGTCCTTCTTTGAGATCTTCGACAAGCATAACTGGCGAAGAACATTGGCCGGATGCATGGGTATCTGCAGTCAATGGGCCGCAGGAGCACCAATTGTGTTCTCGTACTCGACA TATTTCTTCGCTGTTGCTGGTCTGAAGGATCCCTTTCTCGTCACCATCATTAC CTTCGTTCTACTTATTATCGCGATTGTGTCATCTCTAATCGCTTGCGAGTTCATTGGTCGCAGACCTCTTCTTGTTGG TGGATGTTTCGCCATGATGCTTTTCAACGTCGGCCTAGGAACAACTGGTTTCTTCAAGAACCCAGCATCCGACAAGGCTGCCTTGGGGtgtcttctcctctgggTCATTGCTTACGGCTGTTCAGCAGGACCAATTGGTTTTGTTGCCGCCGGCGAAACTTCAACTCCACGTCTACGAGCTCAGACGACCTCATTCAACCTGGGCTGCTATGGTCTCGGATT TGTTGTCTTCCAATGGACCGTTTCTTACATGATCAGCCCGGATGCTGGTAACCTAGGCGTCAAGGCGGTGTTTGTCTGGGCTGGATTGTTGGTACCCACAACTGTTCTTCTTTGGTTCTTCTACCCCGAG ACCTATGGTCGAAGTTACTGGGAGCTTGACGAGCTTTATGCCCGGAATATCCCCGCTTGGCGATTCAAGAATACTCCAACTTTGGTTGACGAAAGTGGTGGCAAGA